Proteins found in one Numida meleagris isolate 19003 breed g44 Domestic line chromosome 25, NumMel1.0, whole genome shotgun sequence genomic segment:
- the DEF6 gene encoding differentially expressed in FDCP 6 homolog (The sequence of the model RefSeq protein was modified relative to this genomic sequence to represent the inferred CDS: added 96 bases not found in genome assembly) codes for MDLRAELLKSIWYAFTALDVEKSGKVSKSQLKVLSHNLYTVLCIPHDPVALEEHFRDDDDGPVSSQGYMPYLNKYILDKVEEGAFVKENFDELCWTLTAKKNYKPDRNGNSVVSHQDAFKLWCLFNFLSEDKYPLVMVPDEVEYLLKKICTAMNMELNSCELDDCLSQEPQGQGGLTVWQFLDMVNSGRLLRGIEQEAISMAVEEVYQEVIEDVLKQGYLWKKGQLRRNWSERWFMLKPSALSYYMSEERKEKKGSITLDKHCCVEVLPDRDGKRCMFCVKTSSRTYEMSASDTRQRQEWTLAIQTAIRLQAEGKKSLHKDLKQKRREQREQREQRKAAKEEETQRLKQLQEEKERKLQELELLKEAQRQAEILLQEEEQRRRQQHEEMQKTLEIQLREAEQARATMQAEMVLKEEEAERQRKRIMELEEMQERLQEALQQEVKARHDEESVRYAQARLLAEEEEKLKQLMKLKEEQEEYIIKTQLEKQVLKQEMENKNKCLEEAQKQLEEVRVNRQRVDQDVMAAQRKLRQASTNVKHWNVQMNRLMHPIEPGDKRTNVSGGGFAGYPPLVCRRDSSLKLKQKVEDKGSDPMRDSRKENVSNGGSSSPLPSLDADTMAIEPSNQ; via the exons GTGCTGTCCCACAACCTGTACACGGTGCTGTGCATCCCCCACGACCCCGTGGCGCTGGAGGAGCATTTCCGCGATGACGACGACGGGCCGGTGTCCAGCCAAGGCTACATGCCCTACCTCAACAAGTACATCCTGGACAAG GTGGAGGAAGGCGCTTTTGTCAAAGAAAACTTTGATGAGCTCTGCTGGACTCTGACAGCGAAGAAAAATTATAAGCCTGACCGGAATGGGAATAGCGTTGTATCCCACCAGGACGCCTTCAAGCTCTGGTGTCTCTTCAACTTTCTGTCTGAAGACAAATACCCTCTCGTCATGGTGCCAGATGAG gTGGAGTACTTGCTAAAGAAGATCTGCACGGCCATGAATATGGAGCTGAACTCCTGTGAGCTGGACGACTGCCTGTCCCAGGAGCCGCAGGGGCAGGGCGGCCTGACGGTCTGGCAGTTCCTGGACATGGTGAACTCGGGGCGGCTCCTGCGGGGCATCGAGCAGGAGGCCATCAGCATGGCAGTGGAGGAGGTGTACCAGGAGGTCATTGAGGATGTGCTCAAACAG GGCTACCTCTGGAAGAAGGGCCAGCTGAGGAGGAACTGGTCGGAGCGGTGGTTCATGCTAAAGCCTAGCGCCTTGTCCTACTATATGAGTGAGGAACGGAAGGAGAAGAAGGGCAGCATCACCTTGGACAAGCACTGCTGTGTGGAG gtgctgcctgACCGGGATGGGAAGAGGTGCATGTTCTGTGTGAAGACCTCATCCCGCACATATGAGATGAGCGCTTCTGACACCCGGCAGCGCCAGGAGTGGACGCTAG CCATCCAGACTGCCATCCGGCTGCAGGCTGAAGGCAAGAAGTCCCTGCACAAAGACCTGAAGCAGAAGCGACGGGAGCAGCGCGAGCAACGGGAGCAGCGCAAGGCGGCCAAGGAGGAGGAGACACAGCGGCTCAAGCAGCTCCAGGAGGAGAAGGAGCggaagctgcaggagctggagctaCTGAAGGAGGCCCAGCGGCAGGCAGAGatactgctgcaggaggaggagcagcgGCGGAGGCAGCAGCACGAGGAGATGCAGAAGACCCTGGAGATCCAGCTGCGGGAAGCCGAGCAG GCACGTGCTACCATGCAGGCAGAGATGGTCCtgaaggaagaggaggctgagcgTCAGCGTAAGCGCATcatggagctggaggagatgcAGGAGAGGCTCCAGGAGGCCCTGCAACAGGAGGTGAAAGCACGGCACGATGAGGAGTCCGTGAGATACGCACAGGCAAG GCTACtggctgaggaagaggagaagctGAAGCAGCTGATGAAACtgaaggaggagcaggaggaataCATCATCAAAACTCAGCTGGAGAAGCAAGTCCTCAAGCAGGAGATGGAGAACAAGAACAAGTGTCTGGAAGAGGCCcagaagcagctggaagaagTGAGAGTGAACAGGCAGCGGGTGGACCAAGACGTCATG GCAGCCCAGCGGAAGCTGCGGCAGGCCAGCACCAACGTCAAGCACTGGAACGTGCAGATGAACCGTCTGATGCACCCCATCGAGCCAGGAG ACAAACGTACAAACGTGAGTGGAGGAGGCTTTGCTGGCTACCCACCCCTCGTGTGCCGGAGAGATTCCTCCCTCAAACTCAAGCAGAAAGTAGAGGATAAAGGCAGTGACCCCATGAGGGACAGCAGGAAGGAGAACGTGAGCAACGGCGGGAGCAGCAGCCCACTGCCATCTTTGGATGCAGACACCATGGCCATAGAGCCCTCCAACCAGTAG
- the ZNF76 gene encoding zinc finger protein 76 isoform X1, with the protein MLGVAECSSEVRKYGSGTAGPGELACPNPAAPQPTSGVGPQNLYIARGAAEARRRVVSLSALRGFRAWKDAGSADPFRARLVAACSSSRGAEGQRWALLSGDSGGARGNGMELCRGVRLRSAPEGGEKVIEEQVTETEDENTVYIHPVIVQKDFVDFEDGQPVVSEDRGVAYLPKEGDHSSTLEAVQPEDGSTTDIHCPVIVPPDSPILEAQAESGRPEKDFAFDVRTVNALKQYVNKDLQEQEVHSNEKRIQPVRKAFCCGYKDCGRLCPTAHHLKVHERCHTGDRPYACHFPSCGKTFSTAFGQKVHMRIHTNEKPYKCPENTCSKAFRTSGDLQKHIRTHTGVRPFKCPFEYCERSFTSSHILRVHIRKHTGERPYICPEPMCGRGFSSVTNYRNHIRIHTGEKPYACPVPGCGKRFTEYSTLYKHHMVHTHSRPYSCKSCGKTYTQTSSLATHKCSGRSELEATEESEQVLREQQQLEVAAEGGSPMKSQHVAFPSEMEKDEDEEEYDDGMPAQVSLTCEDETEQISLSQEDLQALGSAVSMVIQSSALTAPEGELVGDDTCTMTVDNADGTKTQPVTIVTLGAVMSDSSGMCDDASLCHQQVALLATANGTPIAVQFEERQSLEDAISIAAAAIQHEPVTLEAAMSENGC; encoded by the exons ATGCTGGGAGTGGCGGAGTGCAGCAGTGAGGTCAGGAAGTACGGAAGTGGTACAGCGGGGCCGGGAGAGCTCGCGTGCCCTAACCCCGCCGCTCCACAGCCCACTTCCGGGGTGGGGCCCCAGAACCTGTATATTGCGCGGGGAGCCGCTGAGGCGCGGCGTCGCGTTGTGTCGCTATCCGCGTTGCGGGGCTTCCGTGCGTGGAAGGACGCGGGTTCAGCGGATCCGTTCAG GGCCCGGCTCGtggcggcctgcagctcctcacggggagcggaggggcagcgctgggctctgctctctggtgacagcggTGGGGCCCGAGGtaacggcatggagctgtgccgGGGGGTCAGGCTGCGTTCTGCCCCAGAGGGAG GTGAAAAGGTAATTGAAGAGCAAGTCACtgaaactgaagatgaaaacacAGTGTACATCCATCCAGTGATAGTTCAGAAAG aTTTTGTAGATTTTGAAGATGGGCAGCCAGTAGTTTCGGAAGACAGGGGTGTGGCCTACCTACCTAAAG AAGGTGACCATTCCAGCACTTTAGAGGCTGTCCAGCCAGAGGATGGCTCCACCACTGACATCCATTGTCCTGTCATCGTGCCCCCTGACAGCCCCATCCTGGAAGCGCAGGCAGAAAGTGGGCGACCCGAGAAAGATTTTGCCTTTGATGTCAGGACCGTTAATGCATTAAAGCAGTATGTCAACAAG GATTTGCAGGAGCAGGAAGTGCACAGCAATGAGAAGAGGATCCAGCCTGTCCGTAAAGCTTTCTGTTGTGGGTACAAAGACTGTGGCCGCCTCTGCCCCACCGCCCATCATCTGAAG GTACATGAACGTTGTCATACAGGTGACCGGCCATATGCATGTCATTTCCCAAGCTGTGGGAAGACATTTTCTACAG CGTTCGGGCAGAAGGTCCACATGAGAATACATACTAATGAGAAACCATACAAGTGTCCAGAAAACACGTGTAGCAAAGCCTTCAGAACTTCTGGCGATCTACAGAAACACATCCGGACACACACAG GGGTGCGTCCCTTCAAGTGCCCATTTGAGTACTGCGAGCGCTCTTTTACCAGCTCCCACATCCTCAGGGTTCACATCCGAAAGCACACAGGCGAGCGTCCGTACATATGTCCAGAGCCCATGTGTGGAAGGGGCTTCTCTAGTGTCACCAATTACAGGAACCACATAAGAATCCACACAG GAGAGAAGCCATATGCCTGCCCTGTGCCGGGCTGTGGAAAGCGCTTCACGGAGTACTCCACCCTCTACAAGCACCACATGGTGCACACGCACAGCAGGCCCTACTCCTGCAAGAGCTGTGGGAAGACCTACACCCAGACCTCTTCGCTGGCTACGCACAAGTGCAGCGGCCGCAGTGAGCTGGAGGCCACAGAAGAGAGCGAACAAGTCCTGcgtgaacagcagcagctggagg TTGCTGCTGAAGGAGGTTCCCCCATGAAAAGCCAGCATGTTGCTTTCCCATCAGAGATGGAGAaagatgaggatgaagaggaaTATGACGATGGTATGCCTGCACAGGTCTCACTTACCTGTGAGGATGAGACAGAGCAG ATCAGTTTGTCGCAGGAAGACCTGCAGGCCCTGGGCAGTGCAGTCAGCATGGTGATACAAAGCAGTGCCCTCACAGCGCCCGAGGGAGAGCTCGTGGGTGATGACACGTGCACCATGACTGTGGACAATGCTGATGGCACCAAGACACAGCCG GTTACCATAGTCACTTTGGGGGCAGTCATGTCTGACTCTTCAGGGATGTGTGATGACGCATCCCTCTGTCATCAGCAGGTGGCATTGCTGGCGACTGCCAATGGCACTCCCATTGCAGTGCAG TTTGAAGAGCGGCAGAGCCTGGAGGACGCCATCAgcatagcagcagcagcaatccaGCATGAACCTGTAACACTGGAGGCAGCCATGTCTGAGAATGGCTGCTGA
- the ZNF76 gene encoding zinc finger protein 76 isoform X2 yields the protein MLGVAECSSEVRKYGSGTAGPGELACPNPAAPQPTSGVGPQNLYIARGAAEARRRVVSLSALRGFRAWKDAGSADPFRARLVAACSSSRGAEGQRWALLSGDSGGARGNGMELCRGVRLRSAPEGGEKVIEEQVTETEDENTVYIHPVIVQKDFVDFEDGQPVVSEDRGVAYLPKEGDHSSTLEAVQPEDGSTTDIHCPVIVPPDSPILEAQAESGRPEKDFAFDVRTVNALKQYVNKDLQEQEVHSNEKRIQPVRKAFCCGYKDCGRLCPTAHHLKVHERCHTGDRPYACHFPSCGKTFSTAFGQKVHMRIHTNEKPYKCPENTCSKAFRTSGDLQKHIRTHTGEKPYACPVPGCGKRFTEYSTLYKHHMVHTHSRPYSCKSCGKTYTQTSSLATHKCSGRSELEATEESEQVLREQQQLEVAAEGGSPMKSQHVAFPSEMEKDEDEEEYDDGMPAQVSLTCEDETEQISLSQEDLQALGSAVSMVIQSSALTAPEGELVGDDTCTMTVDNADGTKTQPVTIVTLGAVMSDSSGMCDDASLCHQQVALLATANGTPIAVQFEERQSLEDAISIAAAAIQHEPVTLEAAMSENGC from the exons ATGCTGGGAGTGGCGGAGTGCAGCAGTGAGGTCAGGAAGTACGGAAGTGGTACAGCGGGGCCGGGAGAGCTCGCGTGCCCTAACCCCGCCGCTCCACAGCCCACTTCCGGGGTGGGGCCCCAGAACCTGTATATTGCGCGGGGAGCCGCTGAGGCGCGGCGTCGCGTTGTGTCGCTATCCGCGTTGCGGGGCTTCCGTGCGTGGAAGGACGCGGGTTCAGCGGATCCGTTCAG GGCCCGGCTCGtggcggcctgcagctcctcacggggagcggaggggcagcgctgggctctgctctctggtgacagcggTGGGGCCCGAGGtaacggcatggagctgtgccgGGGGGTCAGGCTGCGTTCTGCCCCAGAGGGAG GTGAAAAGGTAATTGAAGAGCAAGTCACtgaaactgaagatgaaaacacAGTGTACATCCATCCAGTGATAGTTCAGAAAG aTTTTGTAGATTTTGAAGATGGGCAGCCAGTAGTTTCGGAAGACAGGGGTGTGGCCTACCTACCTAAAG AAGGTGACCATTCCAGCACTTTAGAGGCTGTCCAGCCAGAGGATGGCTCCACCACTGACATCCATTGTCCTGTCATCGTGCCCCCTGACAGCCCCATCCTGGAAGCGCAGGCAGAAAGTGGGCGACCCGAGAAAGATTTTGCCTTTGATGTCAGGACCGTTAATGCATTAAAGCAGTATGTCAACAAG GATTTGCAGGAGCAGGAAGTGCACAGCAATGAGAAGAGGATCCAGCCTGTCCGTAAAGCTTTCTGTTGTGGGTACAAAGACTGTGGCCGCCTCTGCCCCACCGCCCATCATCTGAAG GTACATGAACGTTGTCATACAGGTGACCGGCCATATGCATGTCATTTCCCAAGCTGTGGGAAGACATTTTCTACAG CGTTCGGGCAGAAGGTCCACATGAGAATACATACTAATGAGAAACCATACAAGTGTCCAGAAAACACGTGTAGCAAAGCCTTCAGAACTTCTGGCGATCTACAGAAACACATCCGGACACACACAG GAGAGAAGCCATATGCCTGCCCTGTGCCGGGCTGTGGAAAGCGCTTCACGGAGTACTCCACCCTCTACAAGCACCACATGGTGCACACGCACAGCAGGCCCTACTCCTGCAAGAGCTGTGGGAAGACCTACACCCAGACCTCTTCGCTGGCTACGCACAAGTGCAGCGGCCGCAGTGAGCTGGAGGCCACAGAAGAGAGCGAACAAGTCCTGcgtgaacagcagcagctggagg TTGCTGCTGAAGGAGGTTCCCCCATGAAAAGCCAGCATGTTGCTTTCCCATCAGAGATGGAGAaagatgaggatgaagaggaaTATGACGATGGTATGCCTGCACAGGTCTCACTTACCTGTGAGGATGAGACAGAGCAG ATCAGTTTGTCGCAGGAAGACCTGCAGGCCCTGGGCAGTGCAGTCAGCATGGTGATACAAAGCAGTGCCCTCACAGCGCCCGAGGGAGAGCTCGTGGGTGATGACACGTGCACCATGACTGTGGACAATGCTGATGGCACCAAGACACAGCCG GTTACCATAGTCACTTTGGGGGCAGTCATGTCTGACTCTTCAGGGATGTGTGATGACGCATCCCTCTGTCATCAGCAGGTGGCATTGCTGGCGACTGCCAATGGCACTCCCATTGCAGTGCAG TTTGAAGAGCGGCAGAGCCTGGAGGACGCCATCAgcatagcagcagcagcaatccaGCATGAACCTGTAACACTGGAGGCAGCCATGTCTGAGAATGGCTGCTGA
- the ZNF76 gene encoding zinc finger protein 76 isoform X5 — MMESGGLQAVTLSDGTAASVLQAARGEKVIEEQVTETEDENTVYIHPVIVQKDFVDFEDGQPVVSEDRGVAYLPKEGDHSSTLEAVQPEDGSTTDIHCPVIVPPDSPILEAQAESGRPEKDFAFDVRTVNALKQYVNKDLQEQEVHSNEKRIQPVRKAFCCGYKDCGRLCPTAHHLKVHERCHTGDRPYACHFPSCGKTFSTAFGQKVHMRIHTNEKPYKCPENTCSKAFRTSGDLQKHIRTHTGVRPFKCPFEYCERSFTSSHILRVHIRKHTGERPYICPEPMCGRGFSSVTNYRNHIRIHTGEKPYACPVPGCGKRFTEYSTLYKHHMVHTHSRPYSCKSCGKTYTQTSSLATHKCSGRSELEATEESEQVLREQQQLEVAAEGGSPMKSQHVAFPSEMEKDEDEEEYDDGMPAQVSLTCEDETEQISLSQEDLQALGSAVSMVIQSSALTAPEGELVGDDTCTMTVDNADGTKTQPVTIVTLGAVMSDSSGMCDDASLCHQQVALLATANGTPIAVQFEERQSLEDAISIAAAAIQHEPVTLEAAMSENGC; from the exons ATGATGGAGAGCGGGGGCTTGCAAGCAGTGACCCTTAGCGATGGGACAGCAGCCTCCGTCCTGCAGGCTGCCAGAG GTGAAAAGGTAATTGAAGAGCAAGTCACtgaaactgaagatgaaaacacAGTGTACATCCATCCAGTGATAGTTCAGAAAG aTTTTGTAGATTTTGAAGATGGGCAGCCAGTAGTTTCGGAAGACAGGGGTGTGGCCTACCTACCTAAAG AAGGTGACCATTCCAGCACTTTAGAGGCTGTCCAGCCAGAGGATGGCTCCACCACTGACATCCATTGTCCTGTCATCGTGCCCCCTGACAGCCCCATCCTGGAAGCGCAGGCAGAAAGTGGGCGACCCGAGAAAGATTTTGCCTTTGATGTCAGGACCGTTAATGCATTAAAGCAGTATGTCAACAAG GATTTGCAGGAGCAGGAAGTGCACAGCAATGAGAAGAGGATCCAGCCTGTCCGTAAAGCTTTCTGTTGTGGGTACAAAGACTGTGGCCGCCTCTGCCCCACCGCCCATCATCTGAAG GTACATGAACGTTGTCATACAGGTGACCGGCCATATGCATGTCATTTCCCAAGCTGTGGGAAGACATTTTCTACAG CGTTCGGGCAGAAGGTCCACATGAGAATACATACTAATGAGAAACCATACAAGTGTCCAGAAAACACGTGTAGCAAAGCCTTCAGAACTTCTGGCGATCTACAGAAACACATCCGGACACACACAG GGGTGCGTCCCTTCAAGTGCCCATTTGAGTACTGCGAGCGCTCTTTTACCAGCTCCCACATCCTCAGGGTTCACATCCGAAAGCACACAGGCGAGCGTCCGTACATATGTCCAGAGCCCATGTGTGGAAGGGGCTTCTCTAGTGTCACCAATTACAGGAACCACATAAGAATCCACACAG GAGAGAAGCCATATGCCTGCCCTGTGCCGGGCTGTGGAAAGCGCTTCACGGAGTACTCCACCCTCTACAAGCACCACATGGTGCACACGCACAGCAGGCCCTACTCCTGCAAGAGCTGTGGGAAGACCTACACCCAGACCTCTTCGCTGGCTACGCACAAGTGCAGCGGCCGCAGTGAGCTGGAGGCCACAGAAGAGAGCGAACAAGTCCTGcgtgaacagcagcagctggagg TTGCTGCTGAAGGAGGTTCCCCCATGAAAAGCCAGCATGTTGCTTTCCCATCAGAGATGGAGAaagatgaggatgaagaggaaTATGACGATGGTATGCCTGCACAGGTCTCACTTACCTGTGAGGATGAGACAGAGCAG ATCAGTTTGTCGCAGGAAGACCTGCAGGCCCTGGGCAGTGCAGTCAGCATGGTGATACAAAGCAGTGCCCTCACAGCGCCCGAGGGAGAGCTCGTGGGTGATGACACGTGCACCATGACTGTGGACAATGCTGATGGCACCAAGACACAGCCG GTTACCATAGTCACTTTGGGGGCAGTCATGTCTGACTCTTCAGGGATGTGTGATGACGCATCCCTCTGTCATCAGCAGGTGGCATTGCTGGCGACTGCCAATGGCACTCCCATTGCAGTGCAG TTTGAAGAGCGGCAGAGCCTGGAGGACGCCATCAgcatagcagcagcagcaatccaGCATGAACCTGTAACACTGGAGGCAGCCATGTCTGAGAATGGCTGCTGA
- the ZNF76 gene encoding zinc finger protein 76 isoform X4, with amino-acid sequence MQGAPFFVTCCSQGKKHAISQPTEWELQEFHLLVIAVSLTFLCEKVIEEQVTETEDENTVYIHPVIVQKDFVDFEDGQPVVSEDRGVAYLPKEGDHSSTLEAVQPEDGSTTDIHCPVIVPPDSPILEAQAESGRPEKDFAFDVRTVNALKQYVNKDLQEQEVHSNEKRIQPVRKAFCCGYKDCGRLCPTAHHLKVHERCHTGDRPYACHFPSCGKTFSTAFGQKVHMRIHTNEKPYKCPENTCSKAFRTSGDLQKHIRTHTGVRPFKCPFEYCERSFTSSHILRVHIRKHTGERPYICPEPMCGRGFSSVTNYRNHIRIHTGEKPYACPVPGCGKRFTEYSTLYKHHMVHTHSRPYSCKSCGKTYTQTSSLATHKCSGRSELEATEESEQVLREQQQLEVAAEGGSPMKSQHVAFPSEMEKDEDEEEYDDGMPAQVSLTCEDETEQISLSQEDLQALGSAVSMVIQSSALTAPEGELVGDDTCTMTVDNADGTKTQPVTIVTLGAVMSDSSGMCDDASLCHQQVALLATANGTPIAVQFEERQSLEDAISIAAAAIQHEPVTLEAAMSENGC; translated from the exons ATGCAAGGTGCTCCTTTCTTCGTCACCTGCTGTTCCCAAGGAAAGAAACATGCTATCTCCCAGCCTACAGAATGGGAATTGCAAGAATTCCATCTCCTGGTCATTGCTGTGTCACTTACTTTTCTGT GTGAAAAGGTAATTGAAGAGCAAGTCACtgaaactgaagatgaaaacacAGTGTACATCCATCCAGTGATAGTTCAGAAAG aTTTTGTAGATTTTGAAGATGGGCAGCCAGTAGTTTCGGAAGACAGGGGTGTGGCCTACCTACCTAAAG AAGGTGACCATTCCAGCACTTTAGAGGCTGTCCAGCCAGAGGATGGCTCCACCACTGACATCCATTGTCCTGTCATCGTGCCCCCTGACAGCCCCATCCTGGAAGCGCAGGCAGAAAGTGGGCGACCCGAGAAAGATTTTGCCTTTGATGTCAGGACCGTTAATGCATTAAAGCAGTATGTCAACAAG GATTTGCAGGAGCAGGAAGTGCACAGCAATGAGAAGAGGATCCAGCCTGTCCGTAAAGCTTTCTGTTGTGGGTACAAAGACTGTGGCCGCCTCTGCCCCACCGCCCATCATCTGAAG GTACATGAACGTTGTCATACAGGTGACCGGCCATATGCATGTCATTTCCCAAGCTGTGGGAAGACATTTTCTACAG CGTTCGGGCAGAAGGTCCACATGAGAATACATACTAATGAGAAACCATACAAGTGTCCAGAAAACACGTGTAGCAAAGCCTTCAGAACTTCTGGCGATCTACAGAAACACATCCGGACACACACAG GGGTGCGTCCCTTCAAGTGCCCATTTGAGTACTGCGAGCGCTCTTTTACCAGCTCCCACATCCTCAGGGTTCACATCCGAAAGCACACAGGCGAGCGTCCGTACATATGTCCAGAGCCCATGTGTGGAAGGGGCTTCTCTAGTGTCACCAATTACAGGAACCACATAAGAATCCACACAG GAGAGAAGCCATATGCCTGCCCTGTGCCGGGCTGTGGAAAGCGCTTCACGGAGTACTCCACCCTCTACAAGCACCACATGGTGCACACGCACAGCAGGCCCTACTCCTGCAAGAGCTGTGGGAAGACCTACACCCAGACCTCTTCGCTGGCTACGCACAAGTGCAGCGGCCGCAGTGAGCTGGAGGCCACAGAAGAGAGCGAACAAGTCCTGcgtgaacagcagcagctggagg TTGCTGCTGAAGGAGGTTCCCCCATGAAAAGCCAGCATGTTGCTTTCCCATCAGAGATGGAGAaagatgaggatgaagaggaaTATGACGATGGTATGCCTGCACAGGTCTCACTTACCTGTGAGGATGAGACAGAGCAG ATCAGTTTGTCGCAGGAAGACCTGCAGGCCCTGGGCAGTGCAGTCAGCATGGTGATACAAAGCAGTGCCCTCACAGCGCCCGAGGGAGAGCTCGTGGGTGATGACACGTGCACCATGACTGTGGACAATGCTGATGGCACCAAGACACAGCCG GTTACCATAGTCACTTTGGGGGCAGTCATGTCTGACTCTTCAGGGATGTGTGATGACGCATCCCTCTGTCATCAGCAGGTGGCATTGCTGGCGACTGCCAATGGCACTCCCATTGCAGTGCAG TTTGAAGAGCGGCAGAGCCTGGAGGACGCCATCAgcatagcagcagcagcaatccaGCATGAACCTGTAACACTGGAGGCAGCCATGTCTGAGAATGGCTGCTGA
- the ZNF76 gene encoding zinc finger protein 76 isoform X3, producing the protein MLGVAECSSEVRKYGSGTAGPGELACPNPAAPQPTSGVGPQNLYIARGAAEARRRVVSLSALRGFRAWKDAGSADPFRARLVAACSSSRGAEGQRWALLSGDSGGARGNGMELCRGVRLRSAPEGGEKVIEEQVTETEDENTVYIHPVIVQKDFVDFEDGQPVVSEDRGVAYLPKEGDHSSTLEAVQPEDGSTTDIHCPVIVPPDSPILEAQAESGRPEKDFAFDVRTVNALKQYVNKDLQEQEVHSNEKRIQPVRKAFCCGYKDCGRLCPTAHHLKVHERCHTGDRPYACHFPSCGKTFSTAFGQKVHMRIHTNEKPYKCPENTCSKAFRTSGDLQKHIRTHTGVRPFKCPFEYCERSFTSSHILRVHIRKHTGERPYICPEPMCGRGFSSVTNYRNHIRIHTGEKPYACPVPGCGKRFTEYSTLYKHHMVHTHSRPYSCKSCGKTYTQTSSLATHKCSGRSELEATEESEQVLREQQQLEVAAEGGSPMKSQHVAFPSEMEKDEDEEEYDDGMPAQVSLTCEDETEQALPEAAKQDVPSGTGSQLGLLYKAFFFGVKQSLGLCLSRGLPPYSLTPLLQP; encoded by the exons ATGCTGGGAGTGGCGGAGTGCAGCAGTGAGGTCAGGAAGTACGGAAGTGGTACAGCGGGGCCGGGAGAGCTCGCGTGCCCTAACCCCGCCGCTCCACAGCCCACTTCCGGGGTGGGGCCCCAGAACCTGTATATTGCGCGGGGAGCCGCTGAGGCGCGGCGTCGCGTTGTGTCGCTATCCGCGTTGCGGGGCTTCCGTGCGTGGAAGGACGCGGGTTCAGCGGATCCGTTCAG GGCCCGGCTCGtggcggcctgcagctcctcacggggagcggaggggcagcgctgggctctgctctctggtgacagcggTGGGGCCCGAGGtaacggcatggagctgtgccgGGGGGTCAGGCTGCGTTCTGCCCCAGAGGGAG GTGAAAAGGTAATTGAAGAGCAAGTCACtgaaactgaagatgaaaacacAGTGTACATCCATCCAGTGATAGTTCAGAAAG aTTTTGTAGATTTTGAAGATGGGCAGCCAGTAGTTTCGGAAGACAGGGGTGTGGCCTACCTACCTAAAG AAGGTGACCATTCCAGCACTTTAGAGGCTGTCCAGCCAGAGGATGGCTCCACCACTGACATCCATTGTCCTGTCATCGTGCCCCCTGACAGCCCCATCCTGGAAGCGCAGGCAGAAAGTGGGCGACCCGAGAAAGATTTTGCCTTTGATGTCAGGACCGTTAATGCATTAAAGCAGTATGTCAACAAG GATTTGCAGGAGCAGGAAGTGCACAGCAATGAGAAGAGGATCCAGCCTGTCCGTAAAGCTTTCTGTTGTGGGTACAAAGACTGTGGCCGCCTCTGCCCCACCGCCCATCATCTGAAG GTACATGAACGTTGTCATACAGGTGACCGGCCATATGCATGTCATTTCCCAAGCTGTGGGAAGACATTTTCTACAG CGTTCGGGCAGAAGGTCCACATGAGAATACATACTAATGAGAAACCATACAAGTGTCCAGAAAACACGTGTAGCAAAGCCTTCAGAACTTCTGGCGATCTACAGAAACACATCCGGACACACACAG GGGTGCGTCCCTTCAAGTGCCCATTTGAGTACTGCGAGCGCTCTTTTACCAGCTCCCACATCCTCAGGGTTCACATCCGAAAGCACACAGGCGAGCGTCCGTACATATGTCCAGAGCCCATGTGTGGAAGGGGCTTCTCTAGTGTCACCAATTACAGGAACCACATAAGAATCCACACAG GAGAGAAGCCATATGCCTGCCCTGTGCCGGGCTGTGGAAAGCGCTTCACGGAGTACTCCACCCTCTACAAGCACCACATGGTGCACACGCACAGCAGGCCCTACTCCTGCAAGAGCTGTGGGAAGACCTACACCCAGACCTCTTCGCTGGCTACGCACAAGTGCAGCGGCCGCAGTGAGCTGGAGGCCACAGAAGAGAGCGAACAAGTCCTGcgtgaacagcagcagctggagg TTGCTGCTGAAGGAGGTTCCCCCATGAAAAGCCAGCATGTTGCTTTCCCATCAGAGATGGAGAaagatgaggatgaagaggaaTATGACGATGGTATGCCTGCACAGGTCTCACTTACCTGTGAGGATGAGACAGAGCAG GCACTTCCCGAAGCTGCAAAACAGGATGTCCCCTCAGGGACCGGATCTCAGCTTGGTCTTCTCtataaggctttttttttcgGTGTAAAACAGAGCCTGGGGCTTTGTCTGTCACGAGGGCTCCCCCCTTACAGTCTTaccccactgctgcagccttGA